The Streptomyces sp. Alt3 genome has a segment encoding these proteins:
- a CDS encoding phospholipase D-like domain-containing protein produces MSSHTDQRIEHSRPDDASLYAERAQRLRRRLERLIGIAATEGNKLVPLRNGDQIFASMLDSIRAAEHTVDMMTFVYWRGDIARDFAEALSERARAGVRVRLLLDGFGSRLIEKGQLAMMEEAGVEVAWFRKPLYLSPLKQNHRCHRKVLITDEETAFTGGVGIAEEWCGDARDQTEWRDTHVRVQGPAVDGLAAAFAQNWAECHDELFTDRDRFVDATQHGDAVVQVVRGSAGFGWQDMQTLLRVVLESAEERVRLTTAYFAPDAYFIEVLCAAARRGVSVEILLPGPYTDKRVCQLAGQNFYEDLTACAVKIYQYQPTMLHTKVLTVDGVASLIGSTNFNRRSLEHDEEVMLAVLDREFTATLDGHFEEDVEKSTLIDGARWKRRSPVQRLREAAVLPIRRFL; encoded by the coding sequence ATGTCCAGTCACACAGACCAGCGAATCGAACATTCCAGACCTGACGATGCCTCTCTGTACGCGGAACGCGCGCAGAGACTGCGCCGGAGGCTGGAACGTCTCATCGGTATCGCCGCGACCGAGGGCAACAAGCTCGTCCCCCTCCGTAACGGGGACCAGATCTTCGCCTCGATGCTGGACTCCATCCGTGCCGCCGAGCACACCGTCGACATGATGACGTTCGTGTACTGGCGGGGGGACATCGCCCGCGATTTCGCCGAGGCGCTGTCGGAGCGTGCGCGCGCCGGTGTGCGTGTGCGGCTGCTGCTGGACGGGTTCGGGTCACGGCTGATCGAGAAGGGTCAGCTGGCGATGATGGAGGAGGCGGGGGTGGAGGTGGCCTGGTTCCGAAAGCCGCTGTACCTGTCGCCTCTCAAGCAGAACCACCGCTGTCATCGCAAGGTCCTCATCACGGATGAGGAGACGGCCTTCACCGGCGGGGTCGGCATAGCCGAGGAGTGGTGCGGCGACGCCCGCGACCAGACCGAGTGGCGGGACACCCACGTGCGGGTGCAGGGCCCGGCGGTGGACGGTCTGGCCGCCGCGTTCGCGCAGAACTGGGCCGAGTGCCACGACGAGCTGTTCACCGACCGCGACAGGTTCGTCGACGCCACGCAGCACGGCGACGCGGTCGTCCAGGTGGTGCGCGGATCGGCCGGATTCGGCTGGCAGGACATGCAGACACTGCTCCGTGTCGTTCTCGAGTCCGCCGAGGAGCGGGTCAGGCTCACCACGGCGTACTTCGCGCCCGACGCGTACTTCATCGAGGTGTTGTGCGCCGCCGCCCGCCGGGGCGTGTCCGTGGAGATCCTGCTCCCCGGGCCCTACACGGACAAGCGCGTGTGCCAGCTGGCAGGCCAGAACTTCTACGAGGATCTCACCGCCTGCGCCGTGAAGATCTACCAGTACCAGCCGACCATGCTCCACACCAAGGTGCTGACGGTGGACGGTGTCGCCTCGCTGATCGGTTCGACGAACTTCAACCGCCGCTCGCTCGAGCACGACGAGGAGGTGATGCTCGCGGTGCTGGACCGGGAGTTCACCGCCACGCTGGACGGTCACTTCGAGGAGGACGTGGAGAAGAGCACGCTGATCGACGGGGCCCGCTGGAAGCGCCGCTCTCCCGTGCAGAGGTTGCGCGAGGCGGCGGTCCTGCCGATCCGCCGCTTCCTGTGA
- a CDS encoding lycopene cyclase family protein, with the protein MSRHFQGRVDDAVVVGGGAAGLCLAHWLARTGTGVTLVEAPEGPLRPAERTWCYWEAGTGEFEEAVVASWRRLRVRGPDGVVVESEPAPLRYRMVRSGPFERLVHSRLAAAPAARVVRATAHEVRDVPYGAEVRCTTAGGQPLTLRGRCVYDSRPLRDTPPHRTLLLQHFRGWFVRTAVPRFDPGVADLMDFRVPQPRHGLAFGYVLPLSADRALVEYTEFSRAPLPTAAYEAALRQYTGEVLGLGRFTVESAEQGVIPMTDARFPRRAGRAVFRIGAAGGATRPATGYTFAAVQRQGRAVATALHRGRPDVPPPHGRRALAMDAVLLRALDTGRVDGPRFFTDLFRRVPMERLLRFLDGGSTPWEEFGIGLRTPVGPMLRTAAELPFLVRRATGRSEESLR; encoded by the coding sequence GTGAGCAGGCACTTCCAGGGACGGGTGGACGACGCCGTCGTCGTGGGCGGCGGCGCCGCCGGGCTCTGCCTGGCGCACTGGCTCGCCAGGACCGGTACGGGAGTGACGCTGGTCGAGGCGCCCGAAGGACCGCTGCGCCCGGCCGAACGCACCTGGTGCTACTGGGAGGCGGGCACCGGCGAGTTCGAGGAGGCCGTCGTCGCCTCCTGGCGGAGACTGCGGGTACGGGGGCCGGACGGCGTCGTCGTCGAGTCGGAACCCGCGCCTCTGCGGTACCGCATGGTGCGCTCGGGTCCGTTCGAACGGCTGGTCCACTCGCGTCTGGCGGCTGCCCCGGCGGCACGCGTCGTACGCGCCACCGCCCACGAGGTACGTGACGTGCCGTACGGCGCCGAGGTGCGCTGCACGACGGCCGGCGGACAGCCGCTCACCCTGCGCGGCAGATGCGTCTACGACTCGCGCCCCTTGAGGGACACACCGCCGCACCGCACACTCCTGCTGCAGCACTTCCGCGGCTGGTTCGTGCGCACCGCCGTCCCCCGCTTCGACCCCGGAGTCGCGGACCTGATGGACTTCCGGGTCCCGCAGCCCCGCCACGGTCTCGCCTTCGGCTACGTCCTGCCGCTGTCCGCGGACCGCGCACTGGTCGAGTACACAGAGTTCTCCCGTGCCCCGCTCCCGACGGCCGCGTACGAGGCCGCGCTGCGCCAGTACACCGGGGAGGTCCTGGGGCTCGGGCGGTTCACCGTGGAGTCGGCCGAACAAGGTGTCATCCCCATGACCGACGCGCGGTTCCCCCGCCGGGCCGGTCGGGCGGTGTTCCGCATCGGGGCCGCCGGGGGCGCCACCCGGCCGGCGACCGGCTACACCTTCGCCGCCGTGCAGCGCCAGGGCCGGGCCGTCGCCACCGCCCTGCACCGGGGGCGTCCGGATGTCCCGCCGCCGCACGGCCGCAGGGCCCTGGCCATGGACGCCGTGCTGCTCCGGGCGCTGGACACCGGACGCGTGGACGGGCCCCGGTTCTTCACCGACCTCTTCCGCCGCGTCCCCATGGAGCGGCTGCTGCGCTTCCTCGACGGCGGGAGCACACCGTGGGAGGAGTTCGGGATCGGGCTGCGTACGCCTGTGGGACCGATGCTCCGCACCGCGGCCGAACTCCCCTTTCTCGTCCGCCGGGCGACCGGCCGATCCGAAGAGAGCCTCCGATGA
- a CDS encoding alpha/beta fold hydrolase — protein MTTFVLVSGVFTGPHVWEDTASRLSAAGAEVRAVALSGLGGGRPSGAEDIDLETHIADVLGVVDSVAGQDGREIVLVGHDYGIHPVLAAADRRAESIARVVYLDSGLPQDGVPALAAVADQGLREEVRRLAQDGAHGALPPPARDSWHLWGSTTGVPDAALDRLTALASPQPLGTLLQPMDLTGAAASVPMAGVLCTGGGASIAMVQAQVDFGEPALQALADPRVTFFELPTGHWPMLSDPAALTAVLLKAAVGEGHRLTPAGATPPEPFLLDVPGLPRERIGSVDLYLPPSARGPHPALVFVHGGPVPREARPTPRDWPVLTGYARYAADNGVVGVTLDHRLHDIADYEVASDDVADAVDRVRADPRVDEDRIALWFFSGSGPLTADWMGGPPPWLRCLAADYPIMAPLPSWGRLAGRFHPADAVAHAGSLPLVLVRAGLESDGIAATVEQFLTAARACGAGVEVIDVPNGHHSFETADRTDESREAVRRAVGTVLRHLKA, from the coding sequence ATGACCACGTTCGTTCTGGTGTCCGGTGTGTTCACCGGCCCGCATGTGTGGGAGGACACGGCCTCGCGGCTGAGCGCGGCGGGTGCCGAGGTCCGTGCGGTGGCCCTGTCGGGGCTCGGTGGCGGGCGCCCGTCCGGCGCTGAGGACATCGACCTGGAGACGCACATCGCGGACGTCCTCGGGGTGGTCGACTCGGTTGCGGGGCAGGACGGCCGGGAGATCGTGCTGGTGGGCCACGACTACGGCATCCATCCGGTGCTGGCTGCCGCCGACCGGCGCGCGGAGTCGATCGCCCGGGTCGTGTACCTGGACTCGGGGCTGCCCCAGGACGGTGTCCCGGCCCTGGCCGCGGTGGCCGACCAGGGCCTGCGCGAGGAGGTGCGGCGACTGGCCCAGGACGGGGCGCACGGGGCGCTGCCGCCTCCCGCACGGGACTCGTGGCATCTGTGGGGCAGCACAACCGGGGTCCCCGACGCGGCGCTCGACCGGCTCACCGCCCTCGCCTCGCCGCAGCCGCTGGGCACGCTGCTCCAGCCGATGGATCTGACGGGCGCGGCGGCCTCGGTTCCCATGGCCGGGGTGCTGTGCACGGGCGGCGGAGCGAGCATCGCGATGGTCCAGGCCCAGGTGGACTTCGGCGAGCCGGCCTTGCAAGCCCTGGCCGACCCCCGTGTGACGTTCTTCGAACTGCCCACAGGCCACTGGCCGATGCTGTCCGATCCGGCCGCGCTGACCGCCGTGCTGCTGAAAGCCGCCGTCGGGGAGGGGCACCGGCTGACTCCGGCGGGCGCGACACCGCCGGAACCGTTCCTGCTGGACGTCCCCGGACTGCCCCGTGAGCGGATCGGCTCCGTCGACCTGTACCTGCCGCCCTCCGCCCGCGGCCCACACCCCGCGCTGGTCTTCGTGCACGGCGGCCCGGTGCCCCGCGAGGCACGCCCCACCCCTCGGGACTGGCCCGTGCTGACGGGGTACGCCCGCTACGCCGCCGACAACGGGGTGGTGGGTGTGACCCTCGATCACCGTCTGCACGACATCGCCGACTACGAAGTGGCCTCCGACGACGTGGCGGACGCGGTGGACCGGGTGAGAGCCGATCCGCGGGTGGACGAGGACCGGATCGCCCTGTGGTTCTTCTCGGGCAGTGGTCCGCTCACCGCTGACTGGATGGGAGGTCCCCCGCCGTGGCTGCGCTGCCTGGCGGCCGACTACCCGATCATGGCGCCCCTGCCGAGCTGGGGGCGGCTCGCCGGCCGCTTCCACCCGGCGGACGCGGTCGCTCACGCCGGCTCTCTGCCCCTGGTCCTGGTCCGGGCCGGGCTGGAGTCCGACGGGATCGCGGCCACGGTGGAGCAGTTCCTGACGGCCGCCCGGGCGTGCGGGGCCGGCGTCGAGGTGATCGACGTACCGAACGGCCATCACTCCTTCGAGACGGCCGACCGGACGGACGAGTCGCGTGAGGCCGTTCGCCGGGCGGTGGGCACGGTTCTGCGTCACCTGAAGGCCTGA
- a CDS encoding NAD(P)/FAD-dependent oxidoreductase: MTNRQHPSPPDAVVVGAGLAGLACALDLSGAGLRVELLEASDGVGGRMRTDRRDGFLLDRGFQVFNTSYPQVKRRLDLRALRLRPFTPGLVARTSSGRVRLTDPTRRPGDAGELLPGRVLPARDLAALAALTARDVLLPAKRVGRMTDRTASEALVRAGLSPLAIEDLLRPFLSGVFLEEGLETSARFLHLVWRSMARGTLCLPAHGIGSVPAQLADGLPEGALRLESAVAEVTDSGVLLADGGERPAGSVVVATDSATAARLLPGLPVPDSRTVTTYYHAADRSPLTEPTLVVDSGLAVLNSCVLTEVAPSYAPPGTALVSTSVLGSGPPGGERTVRARLAELYDTDTSAWETVAAYTVEGALPAMRPPWPLSRTTRFARGRYVCGDHRATGSVQGALASGSRAAREVLADRAAARTAGT, translated from the coding sequence ATGACGAACCGACAGCACCCATCGCCGCCGGACGCCGTCGTCGTGGGCGCGGGTCTGGCGGGGCTGGCCTGCGCGCTCGACCTCAGCGGCGCGGGCCTGCGCGTCGAACTGCTGGAGGCCTCCGACGGGGTGGGGGGCCGGATGCGCACCGACCGCCGCGACGGCTTCCTGCTGGACCGTGGTTTCCAGGTCTTCAACACGTCCTACCCGCAGGTGAAGAGGCGTCTGGACCTGCGTGCCCTGCGCCTGCGTCCCTTCACCCCGGGTCTCGTCGCCCGCACGTCCTCGGGGCGGGTGCGCCTCACCGACCCCACCCGGCGTCCGGGGGACGCCGGGGAGCTCCTGCCGGGACGTGTGCTCCCCGCCCGGGACCTCGCCGCTCTGGCCGCGCTGACCGCCCGCGACGTCCTGCTCCCGGCGAAGCGGGTGGGCCGGATGACCGATCGCACCGCTTCGGAGGCACTCGTCCGCGCCGGTCTGTCGCCGCTCGCGATCGAGGACCTCCTGCGGCCGTTCCTCTCAGGGGTGTTCCTGGAGGAAGGTCTGGAGACCTCCGCGCGCTTCCTGCACCTGGTCTGGCGGAGCATGGCGCGCGGCACGCTCTGCCTCCCCGCCCACGGCATCGGCTCCGTGCCGGCCCAGCTGGCAGACGGGTTGCCGGAGGGCGCACTCCGGCTGGAGTCGGCCGTCGCCGAGGTCACGGACTCCGGGGTTCTCCTGGCGGACGGCGGTGAGCGGCCGGCCGGTTCGGTCGTCGTCGCCACCGACTCCGCAACGGCGGCCCGTCTGCTGCCCGGCCTTCCCGTGCCGGACAGCCGTACGGTGACGACGTACTACCACGCGGCCGACCGGTCTCCACTGACCGAACCCACCCTGGTCGTCGACAGCGGCCTCGCCGTCCTGAACAGCTGCGTCCTCACCGAGGTCGCCCCCTCCTACGCGCCTCCTGGCACGGCGCTCGTCTCGACCTCCGTCCTGGGGTCGGGCCCGCCCGGCGGGGAGAGGACGGTCCGCGCACGGCTGGCCGAGCTCTACGACACGGACACGAGCGCCTGGGAGACGGTGGCCGCGTACACCGTGGAGGGCGCCCTGCCCGCGATGCGGCCTCCCTGGCCGCTGAGCCGTACGACCCGTTTCGCGCGGGGCCGGTACGTCTGCGGGGACCACCGGGCCACCGGGTCGGTGCAGGGCGCGCTGGCCTCCGGCAGCAGGGCGGCACGCGAGGTGCTGGCCGACCGGGCCGCCGCCCGGACCGCCGGGACGTGA
- a CDS encoding MerR family transcriptional regulator — protein sequence MFSSYDGLCGIGELAERAGVSVKTVRFYSDNGLLPEASRSVGGHRRYGPDSLGRLRMIRSLRTLDLPVSTVRRILDEEDTAGGAGGALEDAVAGQLRTLGSQLTALRWREAALRSVQECPVAERPGRLRLIGTLTTPPDTAPLARFWRAWLPARMPARAVTAFLDAAVPQPPADPEPAQVLAFAGLCAMVSRPCEGDEVTQPHAHEAAGARGSAVLYAGLAEAYDLAGAEMRRGREPYAGDALDGFVDAYASAGRTADTGAFRFGLARRLAADPRIDRYWELTSELVGRRSERPEPTPGSAHDWLLAALDAQLGKAPSVR from the coding sequence GTGTTCTCGTCGTACGACGGACTGTGCGGCATCGGCGAACTCGCCGAGCGGGCGGGAGTCAGCGTCAAGACGGTGCGCTTCTACTCCGACAACGGCCTGCTGCCCGAGGCGTCCCGGAGCGTCGGCGGCCACCGCAGGTACGGTCCCGACTCGCTCGGGCGGCTGCGGATGATCCGCTCCCTGCGCACGCTGGACCTGCCTGTCTCCACGGTGCGCCGCATCCTCGACGAGGAGGACACGGCGGGTGGGGCGGGCGGCGCTCTGGAGGACGCCGTCGCCGGGCAGCTGCGTACCCTCGGCTCCCAGCTGACGGCCCTGCGATGGAGGGAGGCGGCGCTCCGCTCCGTGCAGGAGTGCCCGGTGGCCGAGCGCCCCGGGCGGCTGCGCCTGATCGGCACGCTGACCACGCCGCCGGACACCGCGCCCCTGGCCCGTTTCTGGCGTGCGTGGCTCCCCGCGCGGATGCCGGCCCGCGCTGTCACGGCCTTCCTCGATGCCGCGGTCCCGCAGCCGCCCGCGGACCCCGAGCCGGCCCAGGTGCTCGCCTTCGCCGGACTGTGCGCCATGGTGTCCCGTCCCTGCGAGGGAGACGAAGTCACCCAGCCCCACGCCCACGAGGCCGCCGGGGCACGGGGTTCAGCCGTGCTGTACGCCGGGCTGGCCGAGGCGTACGACCTGGCGGGCGCCGAGATGCGCCGGGGCAGGGAGCCGTACGCGGGAGATGCGCTCGACGGATTCGTGGACGCGTACGCGAGCGCCGGCCGGACCGCGGACACCGGTGCGTTCAGGTTCGGGCTCGCCCGCCGCCTGGCGGCCGACCCGCGCATCGACCGCTACTGGGAGCTGACCTCCGAGCTGGTCGGCCGCCGGTCGGAGCGGCCCGAACCGACGCCCGGATCGGCGCACGACTGGCTTCTCGCCGCACTGGACGCGCAGCTGGGGAAGGCGCCGTCCGTCCGGTAA
- a CDS encoding FAD-dependent oxidoreductase — protein MRARGRLPDATRHGRDRRAEVVVPEPGRERFTGAAPSAAVIGGGVAGLAAATALAERGVRVTLYEQGESLGGRLAGWPVRLGDGSGATMSRGFHAFFRQYYNLRGLLRRADPALAMLTPLPDYPLLHRNGMADGFARVPRTPPFSALGFVALSPSFGLRDLAAMNPREALPLLDVRVPEVYERFDGVGAEEFLRRIDFPAAARHLAFEVFSRSFFADPRELSAAELLLMFHIYFLGSSEGLLFDVPREPFPQALWEPLGGYLRRLGAQVRTGTPVHRVRPAAGGDLTVETESAADRHQAVVLALDTQGLRHVVGASEELGDVSWRADVESLRTAPPFLVSRLWLDRPVRADRAGFLGTSGFDGLDNISVLDRWEGESARWAARTGGSVVELHAYAVEGSAEPEKVQRRMLDRLHEIYPETAGAGVVDARHEWRADCPVFSVGGYHRRPAVRTPHPRVTLAGDMVRTGLPVALMERAATSGFLAANTLLADWGVRGQVLWTVPRAGRSRVLRALAGRFAGP, from the coding sequence ATGAGGGCCCGTGGGCGTCTCCCCGACGCAACCCGGCACGGGCGCGACCGCCGGGCCGAGGTGGTCGTGCCTGAACCGGGCCGTGAGCGCTTCACCGGCGCCGCCCCGTCGGCGGCGGTGATCGGTGGGGGTGTCGCCGGTCTCGCCGCGGCGACGGCGCTCGCCGAGCGCGGTGTCCGCGTGACGTTGTACGAACAGGGCGAGTCCCTCGGCGGCCGCCTGGCCGGATGGCCCGTCCGTCTGGGCGACGGGTCAGGGGCGACGATGAGCCGCGGCTTCCACGCCTTCTTCCGCCAGTACTACAACCTTCGCGGGCTGTTGCGCCGTGCGGACCCGGCACTCGCGATGCTCACCCCGCTGCCGGACTACCCGCTCCTGCACCGGAACGGCATGGCGGACGGTTTCGCCCGCGTGCCGAGGACCCCGCCGTTCAGCGCGCTCGGATTCGTCGCGCTCAGCCCGTCGTTCGGCCTGCGCGATCTGGCGGCGATGAACCCCCGCGAGGCACTTCCTCTCCTGGACGTGCGGGTCCCCGAGGTGTACGAGCGGTTCGACGGGGTCGGTGCCGAGGAGTTCCTGCGGCGGATCGACTTCCCCGCGGCCGCGCGCCATCTCGCCTTCGAGGTGTTCTCCCGCAGCTTCTTCGCCGACCCGCGAGAGCTGTCCGCCGCCGAACTGCTGCTGATGTTCCACATCTACTTCCTCGGGTCGTCCGAGGGGCTCCTCTTCGACGTGCCGCGCGAGCCGTTCCCGCAGGCCCTCTGGGAACCTCTCGGCGGCTATCTGCGACGGCTCGGCGCGCAGGTGCGCACCGGTACCCCGGTCCACCGCGTCCGCCCTGCCGCCGGAGGGGACCTGACCGTGGAGACCGAGAGCGCGGCGGACCGTCACCAGGCGGTGGTCCTGGCGCTGGACACGCAGGGTCTGCGTCATGTGGTGGGCGCGTCGGAGGAGTTGGGGGACGTGTCCTGGCGGGCCGATGTCGAGTCCCTGCGCACGGCGCCGCCGTTCCTCGTGTCCCGGCTGTGGCTCGACCGCCCGGTGCGCGCCGACCGGGCGGGGTTCCTGGGCACCAGCGGGTTCGACGGGCTCGACAACATCAGCGTCCTCGACCGCTGGGAGGGCGAATCGGCTCGCTGGGCCGCACGGACCGGCGGTTCCGTCGTCGAACTGCACGCCTACGCCGTCGAGGGGAGCGCGGAGCCCGAGAAGGTACAGCGCCGGATGCTCGACCGGTTGCACGAGATCTATCCCGAGACCGCCGGTGCGGGGGTCGTCGACGCCCGCCACGAATGGCGTGCCGACTGCCCCGTCTTCTCCGTGGGCGGCTACCACCGCCGGCCCGCCGTGCGTACGCCTCATCCCCGTGTGACCCTCGCGGGCGACATGGTCCGCACCGGTCTCCCGGTGGCCCTGATGGAACGCGCGGCGACCTCGGGATTCCTGGCGGCCAACACCCTCCTCGCGGACTGGGGTGTCCGGGGACAGGTGCTCTGGACCGTCCCGCGCGCCGGGCGCTCCCGGGTGCTGCGTGCCCTGGCGGGCCGGTTCGCGGGGCCCTGA
- a CDS encoding class I SAM-dependent methyltransferase, giving the protein MTLLRDHDLARAFDHASLTYDRLTALNPGYRSDLLRSAHRLRLPRGGRGLRLLDLGCGTGVSTRALLRAAPHARITAVDASAGMLERAGAKRWPANVRFLHRSAEELSTTDDDGSYDAVFAAYLFRNVAEPGEVLRAVRALLRPGGRLLVHEYSLSGSPVHRAVWNTVCRGVIVPAGTLTGDRKLYHHLWRSVLAFDTAPAFERRVARAGFPFVRTVPVGGWQTGIVHVFLARNGAEPVGTDAA; this is encoded by the coding sequence ATGACCCTCCTGCGGGACCACGACCTGGCACGCGCCTTCGATCACGCGTCGCTCACCTACGACCGGCTCACCGCGCTGAATCCGGGCTACCGCTCCGACCTTCTGCGCTCGGCGCATCGCCTGCGGCTGCCGCGCGGCGGAAGGGGACTGCGCCTGCTCGATCTCGGCTGCGGAACGGGCGTGTCCACGCGGGCACTGCTGCGGGCGGCCCCGCATGCCCGGATCACCGCGGTCGATGCCTCGGCGGGCATGCTGGAGCGGGCGGGTGCCAAGCGCTGGCCCGCGAACGTCCGCTTCCTGCACCGGTCCGCCGAGGAGCTGTCCACCACCGACGACGACGGTTCCTACGACGCCGTGTTCGCCGCCTACCTCTTCCGCAACGTCGCCGAGCCGGGCGAGGTCCTCCGGGCCGTGCGCGCCCTGCTGCGTCCCGGCGGCCGCCTGCTCGTCCACGAGTACAGCCTCAGCGGCTCTCCCGTGCACCGGGCCGTGTGGAACACGGTCTGCCGGGGTGTGATCGTCCCGGCGGGCACGCTGACGGGTGACCGGAAGCTCTACCACCATCTGTGGCGCAGTGTCCTCGCGTTCGACACGGCGCCCGCCTTCGAGCGCCGTGTCGCCCGGGCCGGGTTCCCCTTCGTGCGGACCGTTCCCGTCGGCGGCTGGCAGACCGGGATCGTCCACGTGTTCCTCGCCAGGAACGGCGCGGAGCCCGTCGGGACCGATGCGGCATGA
- a CDS encoding phytoene/squalene synthase family protein, whose amino-acid sequence MNRRELDAAGITGPALRDAYARCRQLNARHGRTYFLATRLLPVERRCAVHALYGFARWADDIVDDLDRRRSPDERDRLLRLLESDLVHGLRTGGGEEPVVRAVADTAGRYAIDHALFADFLTSMRSDLTVTDYPTYADLRAYMHGSAAVIGLQMLPVLGTVVPREEAAPHAAALGVAFQLTNFLRDVGEDLDRGRIYLPADLLAAHGVDRPLLEWSRRTGRHDPRIRNAFGEADAVIRTVYREAEPGIAMLEPRVRPCIRTAFVLYRGILDAAAADDYRVAHRRAVVPRRRRAVVAAGGLARILGARLRTRPPVREPGAVAGAEGSLR is encoded by the coding sequence ATGAACCGCCGTGAACTGGATGCCGCCGGAATCACCGGACCCGCCCTGCGGGACGCCTACGCCCGGTGCCGACAGCTCAACGCCCGGCACGGCCGGACGTACTTCCTGGCCACCCGGCTCCTGCCCGTCGAGCGACGCTGCGCCGTGCACGCGCTGTACGGGTTCGCACGCTGGGCCGACGACATCGTGGACGACCTCGACCGCCGGCGGTCACCGGATGAACGCGACCGCCTGCTGCGTCTGCTGGAGAGCGACCTGGTCCACGGACTGCGCACCGGCGGTGGCGAGGAGCCCGTGGTCAGAGCCGTGGCCGACACCGCCGGGCGCTACGCCATCGACCACGCCCTGTTCGCCGACTTCCTGACGTCCATGCGCAGCGACCTGACCGTCACCGACTATCCGACGTACGCCGACCTGCGCGCCTACATGCACGGTTCCGCCGCGGTGATCGGCCTCCAGATGCTGCCCGTGCTCGGGACGGTCGTGCCCCGTGAGGAGGCCGCTCCGCACGCGGCGGCGCTCGGGGTCGCGTTCCAGCTGACCAACTTCCTCCGGGACGTGGGCGAGGACCTGGACCGGGGGCGGATCTACCTGCCCGCGGACCTTCTCGCCGCCCACGGGGTGGACCGGCCCCTTCTGGAATGGAGCCGCCGCACCGGACGGCACGACCCGCGCATCCGGAACGCCTTCGGCGAGGCCGACGCGGTGATCCGGACCGTGTACCGGGAGGCGGAGCCCGGCATCGCCATGCTGGAGCCCCGCGTACGGCCCTGCATCCGCACCGCGTTCGTCCTGTACCGGGGGATCCTGGACGCGGCCGCCGCCGACGACTACCGGGTAGCGCACCGCCGTGCCGTGGTGCCGCGCCGCCGGCGCGCCGTGGTCGCCGCGGGCGGGCTCGCGCGGATCCTGGGGGCACGGCTGCGGACGCGGCCACCCGTCCGGGAACCGGGCGCGGTTGCCGGGGCGGAGGGATCCCTGCGATGA
- a CDS encoding DUF5914 domain-containing protein, which produces MNGPPARTMWTSPLRVRRVPPWERQVPTWREAKPAVIAEALKRSAARPSGNWYVVGASRELGARDHPYGRTIAGVEVVLWRTRDGELRAGPGECPHLGAPLREGRVVCGTLLCRWHGLGLDGGPSAGWEPYPLHDDGVLVWVRLDRAGGETPLDRPVVPSRPVPGAAVDAVFTAVGRCEPEDVVANRLDPWHGSWFHPYAFVGLRVTGTPEDGEDDAFAVDVSFKVAGRLVVPVRAEFTAPGPRTVVMRITDGEGTGSVVETHATPLTAPGARDPRTAVVEAVVAASDRRGFALARAAAPALRPLMRRTAGRLWRDDLAYAERRWSLRSTGRFPG; this is translated from the coding sequence ATGAACGGCCCCCCGGCAAGGACGATGTGGACGTCACCGCTGCGGGTGCGGCGCGTGCCCCCCTGGGAGCGGCAGGTTCCGACCTGGCGCGAGGCGAAGCCCGCCGTGATCGCCGAAGCGCTGAAGCGGTCCGCCGCCCGGCCGTCCGGCAACTGGTACGTCGTCGGCGCGTCCCGGGAGCTCGGGGCAAGGGACCACCCGTACGGACGCACGATCGCCGGGGTTGAGGTCGTCCTGTGGCGGACGCGGGACGGTGAGCTGCGCGCGGGCCCGGGGGAGTGCCCCCACCTGGGTGCGCCGCTGCGCGAAGGCCGTGTGGTGTGCGGGACACTCCTGTGCCGCTGGCACGGACTGGGCCTGGACGGCGGGCCGTCCGCCGGCTGGGAGCCCTATCCGTTGCACGACGACGGCGTGCTGGTCTGGGTGAGGCTGGACCGGGCCGGGGGCGAGACCCCGCTGGACCGCCCGGTCGTCCCGTCGAGACCCGTGCCGGGAGCGGCCGTCGACGCGGTGTTCACCGCCGTGGGCAGGTGCGAACCCGAGGACGTCGTCGCGAACCGGCTCGACCCGTGGCACGGTTCCTGGTTCCACCCGTACGCGTTCGTCGGCCTGAGGGTGACCGGCACCCCGGAGGACGGCGAGGACGACGCGTTCGCCGTCGACGTCTCGTTCAAGGTCGCGGGCAGGCTGGTGGTGCCGGTCCGGGCGGAGTTCACGGCGCCCGGACCGCGCACCGTGGTCATGCGCATCACGGACGGCGAGGGCACCGGTTCGGTCGTGGAGACCCATGCCACGCCCCTCACCGCACCCGGCGCGAGGGACCCGAGGACCGCGGTCGTCGAGGCCGTCGTCGCCGCCTCGGACCGGCGGGGATTCGCCCTGGCACGCGCGGCGGCGCCCGCTCTGCGTCCGCTGATGCGCCGCACGGCGGGCCGGCTCTGGCGCGACGACCTGGCGTACGCCGAACGCCGCTGGTCACTGCGGAGCACCGGGCGCTTCCCCGGCTGA